AAAACAGGAAATAAATGGTTTGAAACACAGGATCAAATTGCCTACTACACAGAATTTGAGAAGGAGAAGATTTTCTTTAAAGCTGTGGGTAGAAATTTAACTTTTGCAAAAGTTGAACCAGGTACAATGATTACAGCGCCTGCATCATTTTTAACAGGGAAACATCTCAACTATATTTTAGGGTTCTTATGTAGTCAATTCACAAATTATTATGTAGAACAAACATCAGACAAAACCGGGGCTGGCGATATAATGCTCAATGTACAATCTTTTGAAAGAATTAAACTCCCCCCCATCACGTCTTCAAACGAGACCTTTGTCCGGCAAATAGAGACGTTGGTAGATAAAATAATCTCAGCCAAGCGAGAAGATCCGCAGTCCGACACCCAGGAGCTTGAGCGTGAAATAGATAAGATTGTTTATAAACTTTATTACTTAACAGAGGAAGAGATAAAAATAATAGAATCCAAAGAATAACAAAAGGAGCATTTATGAGCGAGATAAAATATGAAATCGTAGAGAGAATTGCTATACTTTCTGAAAAAGGCAACTGGACTAAAGAGCTTAATAAAGTAAGCTGGAATGATAGACCTGCAAAATATGATTTAAGAGATTGGAATCACAAAGATGGTAAAATTGGTAAAGGTATTACCTTGACAGAAGAAGAGTTAGGAAACTTAAAAGAAGTATTAAATGCACTTGGA
The window above is part of the Deferrivibrio essentukiensis genome. Proteins encoded here:
- a CDS encoding YdbC family protein — encoded protein: MSEIKYEIVERIAILSEKGNWTKELNKVSWNDRPAKYDLRDWNHKDGKIGKGITLTEEELGNLKEVLNALGV